A region of Paenibacillus sp. 37 DNA encodes the following proteins:
- a CDS encoding DUF58 domain-containing protein: MTALGQRMVSAVLVVAFASLYQWHGGKAALFLSIIAFLMFTGGLLLHWFRPRCIHIRRTIHTNRIEAGEQVRVLVELEFNCRIPLLWIVLCENTPAGVHRKLIFPGTRRQFSYQYECSGLRRGVYRWDTGRLYWGDMFGWNTLSAETEGGTPLIVVPQATAWGKGDSVEFAAMIEGTLSERRNSQGNRSPEFREYQQGDPLGRVHWKSTAKTGKLQTFLPDTTDLASLGILVYEGASGYDVKQRENMDAPAFERVVRAAASWIHTAERDDIPYHLWMEGGDKTHGAQDQWQHGSFLADDENHGLDRLAGARISKAQSVSVSLRTEMLDGLASGSRIVVLTGKMDQVLAEWIITAIGSGYRVEVQLTEANQSELGSTDRLMNGLGYDSLSLERLRHSGVPIHAVTDIALSSLGKVEVTDVGA, from the coding sequence ATGACTGCGCTGGGACAACGGATGGTGAGTGCTGTCTTGGTAGTTGCTTTCGCTTCCTTGTATCAGTGGCATGGGGGCAAAGCGGCGTTGTTTCTATCCATTATAGCTTTCTTGATGTTCACAGGAGGTTTGCTTCTCCATTGGTTCAGACCACGGTGTATTCACATCCGTCGGACAATACACACGAACCGGATTGAGGCAGGCGAGCAGGTACGGGTTCTTGTCGAACTGGAATTCAATTGCCGTATTCCATTGTTATGGATCGTTCTGTGTGAGAACACACCTGCAGGTGTTCATCGCAAATTGATTTTCCCGGGAACACGGCGACAATTTTCCTATCAATATGAATGTTCCGGTTTACGCAGAGGAGTCTACAGATGGGATACGGGCAGATTGTACTGGGGTGATATGTTTGGCTGGAATACCCTCTCTGCAGAGACCGAAGGAGGTACTCCCCTGATTGTTGTTCCTCAAGCAACGGCTTGGGGGAAGGGGGATTCGGTAGAATTCGCAGCGATGATCGAAGGGACTCTGTCGGAGCGAAGAAATAGCCAGGGTAACCGTAGCCCGGAGTTCCGTGAATATCAGCAGGGTGACCCCCTGGGACGTGTTCATTGGAAAAGTACAGCCAAAACGGGAAAACTTCAGACCTTTCTGCCTGATACCACGGATTTAGCTTCGCTCGGCATCCTTGTGTATGAAGGCGCGTCAGGTTATGACGTAAAACAACGGGAGAACATGGATGCACCTGCTTTTGAACGAGTGGTTCGTGCAGCAGCCAGCTGGATTCATACCGCTGAGCGGGATGACATTCCTTATCATCTGTGGATGGAAGGCGGAGATAAGACCCATGGTGCACAAGATCAATGGCAACATGGGTCATTCCTTGCAGATGATGAGAATCATGGACTGGACAGACTAGCGGGGGCACGAATATCCAAAGCACAATCTGTGTCTGTTTCACTCCGAACGGAGATGTTGGATGGACTGGCGAGCGGTTCGCGAATTGTGGTTCTCACAGGTAAGATGGATCAGGTTCTGGCCGAATGGATCATAACTGCAATCGGGTCGGGTTATCGTGTAGAGGTGCAATTGACTGAAGCGAACCAGAGCGAATTAGGATCAACGGATAGATTGATGAATGGATTGGGATATGACAGCTTAAGTTTGGAACGGCTTCGTCACAGCGGGGTGCCGATCCACGCGGTTACAGACATTGCGTTATCTTCATTGGGAAAGGTGGAGGTAACGGATGTGGGAGCGTAA
- a CDS encoding spore germination protein — protein sequence MSASVQNHQDQKKISPNLNDNTQYCKQVMGNSNDLMIRPLQCLHKWPAVMLYIDGLVDVNILNHSIMESLLQKRDLPEFSADDEHLSYLQNDILIASDVLLVDDMEEVMNALLSGSAILLLEGSVRGLKIGAAGWEDRSVGEPVSQTVVRGPMEGFNENLRTNTSLIRKRIRNPHLWIEEREIGRVTKTRVAVLYLEHIVDQEIVKELRRRLDEIDIDSILESGYIEELVQDKTGTIFPTVYNSERPDTVSAALLEGRVAIIVDGTPFVLLVPALFVHFFQSPEDYYQRADISTLIRMIRYLAFFIALLAPSFYIAITTFHQEMLPTNLLISLAAQREGVPFPAFIEALLMELTYEILREAGIRIPKTVGQAVSIVGTLVIGQAAVDAGVVSAAMVIIVSITAISSYVIPENGLSISVRILRFVLMILAAAFGFYGILIVLLITVTHLCSLRSFGVSYMSPFAPFIQKDLKDTIFRVPWSHMRTRPLSTHATNEVRQSTKKTKR from the coding sequence ATGAGTGCATCGGTGCAGAACCATCAGGACCAGAAGAAGATCTCTCCGAATCTGAATGACAATACCCAATATTGCAAACAAGTGATGGGGAACAGCAACGACTTGATGATCCGACCTCTGCAATGTTTGCACAAATGGCCTGCTGTCATGTTGTACATCGATGGATTGGTGGATGTGAACATTCTGAATCACTCCATCATGGAATCGTTGTTGCAAAAGCGTGATCTCCCTGAATTCTCCGCAGACGATGAACATCTCAGCTACCTTCAGAATGATATTCTGATCGCCAGTGATGTATTGCTGGTGGACGATATGGAGGAGGTAATGAATGCACTTCTTTCGGGATCGGCTATCCTACTACTCGAAGGATCTGTACGTGGATTAAAGATTGGCGCAGCAGGCTGGGAAGATAGATCCGTTGGAGAACCTGTCTCCCAAACCGTCGTTCGCGGACCAATGGAGGGATTCAACGAAAACCTGCGGACCAATACCTCATTAATTCGCAAACGAATCCGTAATCCTCATCTCTGGATTGAAGAAAGAGAAATCGGCAGGGTCACCAAGACCCGGGTTGCCGTGCTCTATCTGGAGCATATCGTGGATCAGGAAATTGTAAAAGAACTGCGTCGAAGACTCGATGAAATCGATATCGATAGCATCCTTGAGAGTGGTTATATCGAGGAACTGGTACAAGACAAGACGGGGACGATCTTTCCCACGGTTTACAACAGTGAAAGACCTGATACCGTGTCTGCCGCTTTGCTTGAAGGGCGTGTTGCAATCATTGTGGACGGGACACCTTTTGTATTGCTCGTTCCTGCCTTGTTTGTTCATTTCTTTCAGTCTCCAGAAGACTATTATCAACGAGCCGATATCAGTACGCTGATTCGAATGATCCGATATCTAGCCTTTTTTATTGCCCTGCTTGCCCCATCCTTTTATATTGCCATTACCACGTTCCATCAGGAGATGTTGCCTACCAATCTTCTCATCAGTCTGGCAGCACAGCGAGAAGGCGTACCTTTCCCCGCCTTTATTGAAGCCTTACTTATGGAGCTAACCTATGAGATTTTGCGGGAAGCAGGCATACGGATTCCCAAGACGGTGGGTCAAGCCGTATCCATTGTCGGTACGCTTGTCATTGGTCAGGCAGCGGTAGATGCTGGGGTTGTATCCGCTGCGATGGTCATCATCGTATCCATCACTGCGATCTCCAGTTATGTTATTCCGGAAAACGGACTGTCCATCTCTGTACGTATTCTGCGATTTGTATTGATGATACTTGCGGCAGCATTTGGTTTCTATGGCATCCTGATCGTGCTGTTAATTACCGTAACTCACCTCTGCAGCTTGCGTTCTTTCGGGGTGTCCTACATGTCTCCATTTGCACCTTTTATTCAGAAAGATCTTAAAGACACGATCTTTCGTGTGCCTTGGTCCCATATGAGAACTCGCCCACTCTCTACTCATGCAACCAATGAAGTCAGACAGTCCACCAAAAAAACGAAGCGGTAG
- a CDS encoding Ger(x)C family spore germination protein gives MNRCLRLILSFALLLPLLTGCWDRQELNELGIMLGLGVDKDGDMIKVSAQVVVPNEVSSKAGGGKGTPVTQYQASAATLFEAIQKLTETSPRRIFMAHIRVLVFGEEYARKDGIYDVIEALMREPTARPDYYVMVAKNTTASHVLDVLTPLENIPAEKLFNSLDVSAKTWSPTTTVTGDELMDFMISPGIQPVITGVEILGNQEQSGNKENIATIRSPARLNTTGLSVFRKDKLIGWLTEDESKGYNYIRDNVESTVSHMPCRKKGNVTFKTLRTTTKRKAKIVNGKPVINIDIKNVSSIGAVECGIRIGSMKVLKELESDSEERLIELMQESVHSVRRKFHVDIFGFGQEVYHADPKFFKKIENDWDKYFEELDIKYKANVQIKRVGTLDDSFKDELKE, from the coding sequence ATGAACAGATGCTTACGCTTAATTTTATCCTTTGCCCTTCTGCTTCCTCTCCTTACCGGATGCTGGGATCGCCAGGAACTGAATGAACTTGGCATTATGCTGGGTCTCGGTGTGGACAAAGATGGCGATATGATCAAAGTGAGTGCTCAGGTCGTTGTTCCAAATGAGGTATCTTCCAAGGCAGGAGGAGGCAAAGGCACCCCGGTTACGCAGTATCAAGCATCTGCTGCCACTTTGTTCGAAGCGATTCAGAAATTAACGGAGACCAGTCCACGCCGCATATTCATGGCGCATATCCGCGTACTGGTATTTGGCGAGGAATATGCGCGAAAAGATGGAATATACGACGTTATCGAAGCGCTAATGCGTGAACCTACGGCTCGACCTGATTATTACGTTATGGTAGCAAAGAATACAACGGCCTCCCATGTCCTTGATGTGCTTACACCTTTAGAAAATATTCCTGCGGAAAAGTTGTTTAATTCCTTGGATGTATCCGCCAAGACCTGGTCCCCTACTACCACGGTAACCGGGGATGAATTAATGGATTTCATGATATCTCCCGGCATCCAGCCTGTCATTACGGGTGTAGAAATCCTCGGTAACCAAGAACAAAGTGGTAATAAAGAGAATATAGCCACCATCCGGTCACCAGCCCGCCTTAATACAACGGGGCTAAGTGTATTCCGGAAAGACAAGCTGATTGGCTGGTTAACAGAGGATGAATCCAAAGGCTACAATTACATTCGTGATAATGTAGAATCTACTGTCAGCCACATGCCTTGTCGCAAGAAGGGCAACGTGACATTTAAGACACTCCGCACCACAACGAAGAGAAAAGCCAAAATCGTAAATGGCAAACCTGTCATCAACATTGATATCAAGAATGTCTCCTCCATAGGCGCAGTTGAATGTGGAATACGGATCGGTTCAATGAAAGTTCTCAAAGAGCTGGAATCCGATAGTGAAGAACGGTTAATTGAACTGATGCAGGAATCTGTGCATTCAGTAAGACGTAAGTTTCATGTCGATATATTTGGTTTTGGACAGGAAGTGTACCATGCAGATCCCAAGTTCTTCAAGAAGATAGAGAATGACTGGGATAAATATTTCGAAGAACTGGATATCAAGTACAAAGCCAATGTGCAGATTAAACGTGTCGGTACACTGGATGATTCATTCAAAGATGAACTGAAGGAGTGA
- a CDS encoding DedA family protein, translated as MELLEKIQHLFGSYGYSVLFFGLLLEFIALPFPGETTMAYAGFLSYKGHLDFGILTILAFLGTTIGMTITYFIGAKAGLPFITRYGKWFLLKQDKLDKTQKWFAKYGNALIFIGYFIPGVRHFTGYFAGIAAVPFRKFALYAYSGALFWVVLFLGIGKIFGPQWNAVFHLAHQYAAYIVGGIGLLLIVAVLYRYRKAWTARSTVSKPAPVRQRQK; from the coding sequence TTGGAATTGCTTGAGAAGATCCAACATCTGTTTGGGTCCTACGGATACAGCGTATTGTTTTTTGGCTTGTTGCTTGAATTCATCGCACTTCCCTTTCCTGGTGAAACAACGATGGCTTACGCAGGGTTTCTCTCCTACAAGGGGCATCTCGACTTTGGAATCCTCACCATACTGGCTTTTCTGGGAACAACGATTGGCATGACCATCACTTATTTTATTGGAGCCAAAGCAGGACTGCCCTTTATAACACGATACGGAAAATGGTTTCTGCTGAAGCAGGACAAACTCGATAAAACGCAAAAGTGGTTCGCCAAGTATGGTAATGCCTTAATCTTCATCGGTTATTTCATTCCGGGTGTAAGGCATTTCACCGGATATTTTGCGGGCATAGCTGCTGTTCCCTTTCGTAAATTCGCTCTCTATGCCTATTCAGGCGCACTGTTCTGGGTCGTGCTGTTTCTGGGTATTGGCAAAATATTCGGCCCCCAATGGAATGCCGTATTCCATCTGGCTCACCAATATGCAGCATATATCGTGGGAGGAATCGGCCTATTGCTTATCGTAGCCGTGCTTTATCGTTACCGCAAAGCATGGACAGCAAGATCCACCGTATCCAAGCCAGCCCCTGTTCGACAAAGACAAAAGTAA
- a CDS encoding AAA family ATPase, whose translation MSYIRMEHEHAVELLNRVMKRVESVIIGKKTEIRYVLTAMLSGGHVLLEDVPGTGKTMLVRAVASALDCSMGRIQFTSDVMPADVTGTSIYHPHTAEFKFRPGPVMSNVVLADEINRASPRTQSALLEAMEERRITVDGTTYALPRPFFLLATQNPLQFEGTYRLPEAQLDRFIMRIGLGYPDPEQELELLTRMQSREALDELRPVLLAEEVVAMQREVKQVHVDPVVKQYLVAVAVASRSLPAVRLGISPRGTLAWMAAAQSFAYLQGRSYVIPDDVKEVAVPVLSHRVQLKAQNRAEVWGQVQVIEEALSSVPVPVQMASQGRGRRQ comes from the coding sequence ATGTCTTATATCCGAATGGAACATGAACATGCTGTTGAATTGTTAAACAGGGTCATGAAGCGTGTTGAGAGTGTGATTATTGGCAAAAAAACAGAGATTCGTTATGTCCTCACTGCAATGCTCAGTGGGGGGCATGTACTTCTGGAAGATGTGCCGGGTACCGGGAAAACGATGCTGGTTCGTGCCGTTGCTTCTGCACTGGACTGCTCCATGGGCCGGATTCAATTCACGTCCGATGTCATGCCGGCAGATGTTACGGGCACTTCAATCTATCATCCACATACAGCTGAATTCAAGTTTCGGCCCGGACCTGTCATGTCCAACGTTGTCCTGGCTGATGAAATAAATCGCGCTTCACCACGCACTCAGTCTGCCCTGCTGGAGGCAATGGAGGAACGGCGTATTACGGTTGATGGCACAACCTACGCCTTGCCACGCCCGTTCTTTCTGCTGGCGACACAGAACCCGTTACAGTTCGAGGGTACGTACCGTCTGCCTGAAGCGCAGCTGGATCGATTTATCATGAGAATTGGACTGGGGTATCCCGATCCGGAACAGGAATTGGAATTGTTAACCCGTATGCAAAGTAGAGAAGCGCTTGATGAACTTCGCCCTGTCCTGCTTGCTGAAGAGGTCGTAGCCATGCAGCGTGAAGTCAAACAGGTACATGTTGACCCGGTCGTCAAACAGTATCTGGTGGCCGTTGCTGTAGCCTCTCGCAGCCTTCCGGCGGTCAGACTGGGCATCAGTCCGCGTGGAACACTGGCCTGGATGGCTGCCGCGCAGTCATTTGCCTATCTTCAAGGACGCAGTTATGTCATTCCGGATGATGTGAAAGAGGTAGCTGTGCCTGTCCTTTCCCACCGTGTTCAATTGAAGGCCCAGAACAGAGCGGAGGTTTGGGGACAAGTACAAGTCATTGAAGAAGCATTGTCATCGGTCCCGGTACCTGTACAGATGGCATCACAGGGAAGGGGACGGAGGCAATGA
- a CDS encoding endospore germination permease, with the protein MLMNEKLTIRQFTLLTFLVMVGDMILIYPSLVTAVGKQDAWFCSLIGLPIGVGIMWVLYKLHRTHPQLSLFEICNQLLGTWVGSMLSVAYLFYFAIGAAICVREVGDFMTTQIYLKTPIRVIILMIICSLAWGLIHGFRTMGLSAELLTPIVVVFILFLFLGLLPQAKSANLQPYFSTPWIHLVESSIRAAFTSFGELIILSVFLPYVQTGFHFKRDFLLATLFGGVLLSLLLLLSLMVMGHTLTQHSIYISYALSQKINIGNFFERIEAFMAIAWLISTYFKSLLYLFAFVLGTAQLFRLKTYKPLILPSSLLLFALGVLIAPNVIFYTDTIMPAWVDWDITVSFIIPLFLLLVYRIRSRKSKPIPS; encoded by the coding sequence ATGTTGATGAACGAAAAACTTACGATTCGACAGTTCACCTTGCTCACCTTTCTGGTTATGGTTGGAGATATGATCCTGATCTACCCCTCCCTCGTTACCGCAGTAGGCAAGCAGGACGCCTGGTTCTGTTCTCTGATTGGTCTGCCGATCGGTGTTGGCATCATGTGGGTCCTGTACAAGCTACATCGAACACATCCCCAGTTGTCTCTTTTTGAAATCTGTAACCAATTACTTGGGACCTGGGTAGGTTCCATGTTATCAGTTGCCTATCTATTTTATTTCGCCATAGGTGCAGCCATATGTGTCCGTGAAGTCGGTGACTTCATGACGACGCAAATATATCTGAAAACTCCCATTCGGGTCATTATTCTGATGATCATTTGTTCCCTGGCTTGGGGACTTATTCATGGTTTTCGTACGATGGGGCTGAGCGCAGAACTATTAACTCCCATCGTTGTGGTGTTTATTCTTTTTCTCTTTTTGGGGCTCCTGCCTCAAGCCAAAAGTGCAAATCTGCAGCCGTATTTCAGTACGCCCTGGATACATCTTGTAGAGTCTAGCATACGCGCAGCGTTCACTTCCTTTGGCGAACTTATCATTCTCTCTGTGTTTCTTCCGTATGTACAAACAGGATTTCATTTCAAAAGGGATTTTCTACTGGCTACCCTCTTTGGGGGAGTACTGTTAAGCCTGTTACTGCTTCTGTCACTTATGGTGATGGGACACACACTTACGCAGCACAGCATCTATATCTCATACGCCCTTTCACAGAAGATTAATATAGGTAATTTCTTTGAACGAATTGAGGCCTTCATGGCTATCGCCTGGTTAATTTCTACCTATTTCAAAAGTCTGTTATATCTATTCGCCTTTGTGTTGGGAACAGCACAATTATTTCGGTTAAAGACATATAAGCCTCTCATTTTGCCTTCGTCCTTGTTATTATTCGCCCTAGGCGTGCTGATCGCTCCAAATGTTATTTTCTATACAGATACGATCATGCCTGCTTGGGTAGACTGGGATATCACTGTCAGCTTTATCATCCCACTGTTCCTCTTACTGGTTTATCGCATTCGTTCCCGTAAGAGTAAACCCATCCCCTCATGA
- a CDS encoding polysaccharide deacetylase, protein MVQRPEFTIKELGGNSATTIHTFLSGQWYVILVRITILLCAFAVYAGTAYASSASGSGDPIPEDKNTQDKVVYLSFDDGPGNHTREVLDILRKEKVLATFFVLGEQAERYPELIRGLVEDGHALGNHTFNHQYEQLYSDFKVFWKQIKQTEEVLERITGFRPNLVRAPGGTYGHFDQSYFDLLQLGGYTVMDWNVDSGDSKRKGVPAKEILSNSTKVPAGARSVIVLMHDGGAHAETVKALPGIIKYYRDHGYRFDTIKSTDQPVQFRVHPDGKYKARKAPGKAWIAEHVEANATLWLANKKLKVEVGLAAATLQPGEFRMEGQRIMVPLRTFMKKFGGSTRWDSETRTAIAVWKERTIHADSVSGTLTTTGAIETGAVQSHGGTIWVPLRELLEQMGLRVNSLTSNEAEWTVKAGVSRSISAMNNIFKYKMI, encoded by the coding sequence ATGGTACAGAGACCGGAATTCACAATCAAGGAATTAGGGGGAAACTCTGCAACAACCATACATACGTTTTTATCTGGACAATGGTATGTCATTCTCGTGCGAATTACGATATTGTTATGTGCATTTGCTGTATATGCAGGCACGGCTTATGCATCTTCTGCTTCCGGCTCAGGTGATCCAATCCCGGAAGATAAGAATACTCAAGACAAGGTAGTCTATCTGAGTTTTGACGATGGACCGGGTAACCATACCCGTGAAGTATTGGATATTTTGCGTAAGGAGAAGGTGTTGGCTACATTTTTTGTGCTGGGTGAGCAGGCAGAGCGTTATCCCGAGTTAATCCGGGGGCTAGTGGAGGATGGACATGCTTTGGGCAATCATACGTTTAATCATCAATACGAACAATTGTACAGTGATTTTAAAGTGTTCTGGAAACAGATCAAGCAGACAGAGGAAGTGCTGGAGCGTATAACCGGTTTCCGTCCGAATCTGGTGCGGGCACCAGGCGGTACCTACGGGCATTTTGACCAGAGTTATTTTGATTTGCTCCAACTGGGTGGATACACCGTCATGGACTGGAACGTCGACAGTGGGGATTCCAAGCGTAAAGGTGTTCCGGCCAAAGAGATCCTCAGCAATTCGACCAAAGTACCTGCGGGAGCACGTTCGGTCATTGTCCTGATGCATGACGGTGGTGCACATGCTGAAACGGTAAAAGCACTTCCGGGTATTATCAAATATTATCGTGATCATGGATATCGTTTTGACACCATAAAGAGTACGGATCAACCAGTTCAATTCCGTGTACATCCAGATGGTAAGTATAAGGCCCGCAAGGCGCCGGGAAAGGCCTGGATCGCAGAGCATGTAGAAGCGAACGCGACGTTATGGCTTGCAAACAAGAAGCTGAAGGTAGAGGTGGGATTGGCTGCGGCTACCTTGCAACCGGGTGAGTTCCGCATGGAGGGTCAGCGAATCATGGTGCCTTTGCGTACTTTTATGAAAAAATTCGGGGGCAGCACTCGCTGGGACTCTGAAACAAGGACAGCCATAGCAGTATGGAAAGAAAGAACGATTCATGCAGACAGTGTGAGCGGAACACTGACAACAACAGGGGCAATTGAAACGGGGGCAGTACAGAGTCATGGTGGAACCATCTGGGTTCCATTACGTGAGTTACTGGAGCAGATGGGGTTGAGGGTGAATTCCTTAACCAGTAATGAAGCAGAGTGGACGGTAAAGGCGGGCGTTTCCAGATCCATTTCGGCAATGAATAACATATTTAAGTATAAAATGATCTGA
- a CDS encoding endospore germination permease, translated as MLEKGRIGTRQLSTLTFMLVVGDMMLIYPSVITSYAKQDAWICALIGVPLGMALMALILKLGTMHPGKNLVQISRDILGFWPGTFLSCFYLFFFMIGTSTHTREVGDFMTSQIFQYTPIRVIILIFVIAIGWGVYHGLETIARTSELLMPLVILFIVILAFCLLPQVSTSKLEPISDTGVVSISQGILVSIIYPVGETIPILMILPHVANSRHRMRDIVITAGFGNLILAILVSISMLVLGPFLTQHNIYASFILSQKISIGGFFERIEVIMACSWLISTYFKAMIYLYAFIVGCAELFKLKEFKMLILPSTLLVYGMANLVAPSLTFIIITIVPYWVDWDTTLGIILPGMLVLIALVKSRRTSRSQPQPTTEG; from the coding sequence ATGCTCGAAAAGGGACGGATCGGTACAAGACAATTGTCCACCCTTACATTTATGTTAGTGGTAGGTGATATGATGCTGATCTATCCTTCCGTCATCACGTCCTATGCCAAACAAGATGCGTGGATATGTGCTCTTATTGGCGTTCCGCTCGGAATGGCTCTCATGGCGTTGATATTGAAATTGGGCACGATGCATCCAGGGAAAAACCTGGTGCAGATCTCCCGAGATATTCTGGGGTTTTGGCCAGGCACCTTTTTGTCGTGCTTTTACTTGTTCTTCTTCATGATTGGCACATCCACACATACCCGGGAAGTCGGTGATTTCATGACGTCCCAAATATTTCAATACACCCCTATTCGTGTCATCATTCTTATTTTTGTGATTGCCATCGGATGGGGGGTATATCACGGCTTGGAGACCATCGCGAGAACAAGTGAACTGCTCATGCCCCTCGTTATACTGTTTATCGTGATACTCGCCTTCTGTCTTTTGCCACAGGTTAGTACCAGTAAACTGGAGCCCATATCGGATACTGGTGTTGTCTCCATATCGCAAGGAATCCTTGTGAGTATCATATATCCTGTCGGAGAAACCATTCCCATTTTGATGATTCTTCCCCATGTCGCAAACAGTCGCCATCGTATGCGTGACATCGTTATCACAGCAGGTTTCGGTAATTTGATCCTTGCCATTCTTGTTAGCATATCCATGCTCGTACTCGGCCCCTTTCTAACCCAACACAATATATATGCTTCGTTTATTTTGTCTCAAAAGATTAGTATCGGCGGTTTCTTCGAACGAATCGAGGTTATCATGGCTTGCTCATGGCTCATTTCTACCTATTTCAAAGCGATGATCTATTTATACGCTTTTATTGTCGGATGCGCAGAACTCTTCAAACTAAAGGAATTTAAAATGCTCATTCTACCATCAACACTTCTCGTTTATGGAATGGCCAATCTCGTTGCGCCCAGCCTGACATTTATTATCATCACCATCGTTCCGTACTGGGTGGATTGGGACACCACGCTAGGTATCATTCTTCCGGGTATGCTGGTTCTCATAGCGTTAGTGAAATCCCGCAGAACATCCCGTTCACAACCTCAGCCAACTACTGAAGGATAA